The proteins below come from a single Cannabis sativa cultivar Pink pepper isolate KNU-18-1 chromosome 3, ASM2916894v1, whole genome shotgun sequence genomic window:
- the LOC115709669 gene encoding uncharacterized protein LOC115709669 isoform X2: MANQSDPTIKPPFISRFEYISSRVLQNEEMDITMAETVQDIVVRTLSGESTIVSLPADCTIEHLKILLRQNFPAATRYPNFHLYFKGVQLGLRSSIREQNISNGQFLVLVPFTKKPSNVIRQSDQSKSSVNTANANSISKFADQAWSEMMQDFSSLHDHAKTDNHSGQADNSNVNEREEKMAGNACPRFSEVKRRRGNNCGNGEKEEKKSCAGSNSSSHSGLKRCHVTNSLSPLEMVEHLRKGTGSYGQMVHVEDIRAREAISVEIPNNISQHMMNALKRMNVSKLYSHQAESIEASLAGKSVVISTTTSSGKSLCYNVPVLEALSQNMSLCALYLFPTKALAQDQLRALLLMTNELDCDLNIGVYDGDTYKGDRRWLRDNCRLLITNPDMLHLSILPYHRQFHRILSNLRFIVVDEAHAYKGAFGCHTALVLRRLRRLCAHVYGSDPSFVFSTATSGNPREHCMELANLPTIELIQNDGSPSARKQFIFWNPFFHRENVLKKTHDSMNSINPDVENTRSYSPTFEVSLLFAEMVQHGLRCITFCKTRKQCELVLECTRDILRKSKVTSHLVDSICAYRAGYIAQDRRTIERDFFSGALCGVVATNALELGIDVGHIDVTLHLGFPGSIASMWQQAGRAGRRERDSLAVYVAYGGPLDQYFMKNPKKFFGSPIECCHIDARNQQKMPSHSVSIRAIETEMYDVIDQKTGKTLEEIEESKAFFQVYEGGVYLHQGKSYLVRQLNLSSKTALCEEADLNYYTKPRDCTDIEVVAGNIAYPAQSSHIQFSRTAARADPCKVTTSWFGFFRVCKKSKEILDKVDFSLPKYSYMSQAVWAPVPQSTKLDVVKKNLNFRAGLHAASHALLNVVPLRVICDSSDLAPECANPRDTRYFPERILIYDKHPGGTGVSVQVQPFFMELLTAALELLISCHCSGDFGCPHCVQSFACKEYNEVLHKEAAIMIIKGVLDAEQL; the protein is encoded by the exons ATGGCGAACCAATCAGACCCTACCATCAAACCGCCATTCATTTCCCGTTTCGAATATATAAGTAGTAGGGTGCTTCAAAATGAGGAAATGGACATAACAATGGCGGAGACAGTTCAAGATATTGTAGTCCGTACATTGAGTGGCGAATCTACCATTGTCAGCCTCCCCGCTGACTGCACTATTGAACATCTCAAGATTCTTCTTAGGCAGAACTTCCCTGCGGCCACTCGTTACCCCAATTTTCACCTGTATTTCAAG GGTGTACAATTGGGTTTGCGGAGCAGTATTAGAGAGCAAAATATTAGCAATGGTCAATTTTTGGTGCTCGTTCCGTTCACTAAGAAGCCCTCTAACGTGATTCGGCAATCTGATCAATCTAAATCCTCAGTAAACACTGCAAATGCAAATTCAATCTCAAAATTTGCCGATCAAGCATGGAGCGAAATGATGCAAGATTTTTCGTCTTTGCATGACCATGCAAAAACTGATAACCATAGTGGACAGGCTGATAACTCTAATGTTAACGAGAGAGAAGAAAAAATGGCAGGGAATGCTTGTCCCagattttctgaggtgaaacgCAGAAGGGGTAATAATTGTGGAAATGGAGAAAAggaggaaaagaaaagttgtgCAGGTTCGAATTCAAGTTCTCATTCAGGCCTAAAGAGATGTCAT GTTACAAATTCATTGTCACCTTTGGAAATGGTTGAACATCTTAGAAAGGGAACTGGATCTTATGGACAG ATGGTACATGTTGAAGACATTCGTGCTAGGGAAGCAATAAGTGTGGAAATTCCAAATAATATATCACAACATATGATGAATGCACTTAAACGAATGAACGTGTCTAAATTGTATAGCCAccag GCagaatctatagaagcttcccTGGCTGGAAAGAGTGTTGTCAtatcaacaacaacatcaagTGGGAAATCTCTTTGCTATAATGTACCAGTTCTTGAGGCATTGTCCCAGAATATGTCATTGTGCGCTCTGTACTTATTTCCAACAAAG GCTTTAGCTCAAGATCAACTACGGGCATTATTACTTATGACAAACGAACTTGATTGTGACTTGAACATTGGTGTATATGACGGTGATACTTACAAAGGGGACAGGAGATGGCTCCGTGATAATTGTAGACTG TTGATCACAAATCCAGACATGCTGCATTTATCAATATTGCCATACCACAGACAGTTCCATCGGATTTTATCAAATCTTAG ATTTATAGTTGTGGATGAGGCTCATGCTTACAAGGGAGCATTTGGCTGCCACACTGCTCTTGTATTAAGAAGACTTCGCCGGCTTTGTGCGCATG TGTATGGAAGTGATCCATCTTTTGTATTTTCTACTGCAACTTCTGGAAATCCCCGTGAACATTGTATG GAGCTTGCAAATCTACCCACAATTGAGCTAATTCAGAATGATGGAAGTCCTTCTGCTAGGAAGCAGTTCATTTTTTGGAATCCTTTTTTCCATCGGGAAAAT GTGTTAAAGAAAACACATGATAGCATGAATTCTATCAACCCTGATGTTGAAAATACTAGAAGTTACAG CCCAACATTTGAAGTTTCACTGCTCTTTGCAGAAATGGTTCAGCATGGACTTCGTTGCATCACATTCTGCAAAACACGTAAACAATGTGAACTTGTCTTAGAGTGCAC GCGTGATATTCTTCGGAAGTCTAAAGTGACAAGCCATCTGGTTGATTCTATATGTGCATATCGTGCTGGCTACATTGCTCAG GATAGGAGGACTATAGAGAGAGATTTTTTTAGTGGGGCTCTTTGCGGGGTTGTTGCTACAAATGCCCTTGAGTTGGGTATTGATGTTGGGCATATTGATGTAACTCTGCATCTAGGTTTTCCTGGTAGCATTGCTAG CATGTGGCAACAAGCTGGCAGGGCGGGgagaagagaaagagattctCTTGCTGTATATGTTGCATATGGTGGTCCTCTCGATcaatattttatgaaaaatccAAAAAAGTTTTTTGGGAGCCCAATAGAATGCTGTCACATTGATGCTCGAAACCAGCAG AAAATGCCTTCACATTCAGTTAGTATCCGAGCAATAGAAACTGAAATGTATGATGTTATAGACCAAAAGACAGGAAAAACCCTTGAAGAGATTGAGGAAAGCAAGGCTTTCTTTCAG GTATACGAAGGTGGTGTATATTTACACCAAGGAAAGTCATACTTGGTCAGACAGTTGAACTTATCTAGTAAGACTGCTCTGTGTGAAGAAGCTGACTTGAACTATTACACAAAACCTCGAGATTGCACAGATATTGAAGTTGTTGCTGGTAACATC GCATATCCGGCTCAGTCTTCACACATCCAGTTTTCACGAACAGCTGCCCGAGCAGATCCTTGCAAAGTGACAACTTCTTGGTTTGGGTTCTTTAGAGTGTGCAAAAAATCTAAAGAAATATTGGATAAAGTTGACTTCTCACTTCCTAAGTATTCATACATGTCACAG GCAGTTTGGGCTCCGGTTCCACAGTCAACGAAATTAGATGTTGTGAAGAAAAACTTGAACTTTCGTGCAGGCTTGCATGCTGCTTCTCATGCCCTTTTGAATGTGGTGCCTTT GCGTGTAATATGTGACTCGTCAGACTTGGCTCCAGAATGTGCAAACCCTCGTGATACCCGTTATTTTCCAGAGAGAATTTTAATATATGATAAACATCCGGGAGGCACGGGTGTCTCTGTACAG GTTCAACCCTTTTTCATGGAGCTGTTAACCGCTGCTCTGGAGCTTCTCATATCTTGCCATTGCTCAGGAGATTTTGGTTGCCCGCACTGTGTTCAA AGCTTTGCTTGTAAAGAGTATAATGAAGTTCTTCACAAAGAGGCGGCCATTATGATCATAAAG GGTGTTCTTGACGCAGAGCAATTGTAG
- the LOC115709669 gene encoding uncharacterized protein LOC115709669 isoform X1, producing MANQSDPTIKPPFISRFEYISSRVLQNEEMDITMAETVQDIVVRTLSGESTIVSLPADCTIEHLKILLRQNFPAATRYPNFHLYFKGVQLGLRSSIREQNISNGQFLVLVPFTKKPSNVIRQSDQSKSSVNTANANSISKFADQAWSEMMQDFSSLHDHAKTDNHSGQADNSNVNEREEKMAGNACPRFSEVKRRRGNNCGNGEKEEKKSCAGSNSSSHSGLKRCHVTNSLSPLEMVEHLRKGTGSYGQMVHVEDIRAREAISVEIPNNISQHMMNALKRMNVSKLYSHQAESIEASLAGKSVVISTTTSSGKSLCYNVPVLEALSQNMSLCALYLFPTKALAQDQLRALLLMTNELDCDLNIGVYDGDTYKGDRRWLRDNCRLLITNPDMLHLSILPYHRQFHRILSNLRFIVVDEAHAYKGAFGCHTALVLRRLRRLCAHVYGSDPSFVFSTATSGNPREHCMELANLPTIELIQNDGSPSARKQFIFWNPFFHRENVLKKTHDSMNSINPDVENTRSYSPTFEVSLLFAEMVQHGLRCITFCKTRKQCELVLECTRDILRKSKVTSHLVDSICAYRAGYIAQDRRTIERDFFSGALCGVVATNALELGIDVGHIDVTLHLGFPGSIASMWQQAGRAGRRERDSLAVYVAYGGPLDQYFMKNPKKFFGSPIECCHIDARNQQVLEQHLVCAALEHPLSLPYDEKYFDAGLSSAIVSLKNKGYISSNPSCDPLNKMWNYIGHEKMPSHSVSIRAIETEMYDVIDQKTGKTLEEIEESKAFFQVYEGGVYLHQGKSYLVRQLNLSSKTALCEEADLNYYTKPRDCTDIEVVAGNIAYPAQSSHIQFSRTAARADPCKVTTSWFGFFRVCKKSKEILDKVDFSLPKYSYMSQAVWAPVPQSTKLDVVKKNLNFRAGLHAASHALLNVVPLRVICDSSDLAPECANPRDTRYFPERILIYDKHPGGTGVSVQVQPFFMELLTAALELLISCHCSGDFGCPHCVQSFACKEYNEVLHKEAAIMIIKGVLDAEQL from the exons ATGGCGAACCAATCAGACCCTACCATCAAACCGCCATTCATTTCCCGTTTCGAATATATAAGTAGTAGGGTGCTTCAAAATGAGGAAATGGACATAACAATGGCGGAGACAGTTCAAGATATTGTAGTCCGTACATTGAGTGGCGAATCTACCATTGTCAGCCTCCCCGCTGACTGCACTATTGAACATCTCAAGATTCTTCTTAGGCAGAACTTCCCTGCGGCCACTCGTTACCCCAATTTTCACCTGTATTTCAAG GGTGTACAATTGGGTTTGCGGAGCAGTATTAGAGAGCAAAATATTAGCAATGGTCAATTTTTGGTGCTCGTTCCGTTCACTAAGAAGCCCTCTAACGTGATTCGGCAATCTGATCAATCTAAATCCTCAGTAAACACTGCAAATGCAAATTCAATCTCAAAATTTGCCGATCAAGCATGGAGCGAAATGATGCAAGATTTTTCGTCTTTGCATGACCATGCAAAAACTGATAACCATAGTGGACAGGCTGATAACTCTAATGTTAACGAGAGAGAAGAAAAAATGGCAGGGAATGCTTGTCCCagattttctgaggtgaaacgCAGAAGGGGTAATAATTGTGGAAATGGAGAAAAggaggaaaagaaaagttgtgCAGGTTCGAATTCAAGTTCTCATTCAGGCCTAAAGAGATGTCAT GTTACAAATTCATTGTCACCTTTGGAAATGGTTGAACATCTTAGAAAGGGAACTGGATCTTATGGACAG ATGGTACATGTTGAAGACATTCGTGCTAGGGAAGCAATAAGTGTGGAAATTCCAAATAATATATCACAACATATGATGAATGCACTTAAACGAATGAACGTGTCTAAATTGTATAGCCAccag GCagaatctatagaagcttcccTGGCTGGAAAGAGTGTTGTCAtatcaacaacaacatcaagTGGGAAATCTCTTTGCTATAATGTACCAGTTCTTGAGGCATTGTCCCAGAATATGTCATTGTGCGCTCTGTACTTATTTCCAACAAAG GCTTTAGCTCAAGATCAACTACGGGCATTATTACTTATGACAAACGAACTTGATTGTGACTTGAACATTGGTGTATATGACGGTGATACTTACAAAGGGGACAGGAGATGGCTCCGTGATAATTGTAGACTG TTGATCACAAATCCAGACATGCTGCATTTATCAATATTGCCATACCACAGACAGTTCCATCGGATTTTATCAAATCTTAG ATTTATAGTTGTGGATGAGGCTCATGCTTACAAGGGAGCATTTGGCTGCCACACTGCTCTTGTATTAAGAAGACTTCGCCGGCTTTGTGCGCATG TGTATGGAAGTGATCCATCTTTTGTATTTTCTACTGCAACTTCTGGAAATCCCCGTGAACATTGTATG GAGCTTGCAAATCTACCCACAATTGAGCTAATTCAGAATGATGGAAGTCCTTCTGCTAGGAAGCAGTTCATTTTTTGGAATCCTTTTTTCCATCGGGAAAAT GTGTTAAAGAAAACACATGATAGCATGAATTCTATCAACCCTGATGTTGAAAATACTAGAAGTTACAG CCCAACATTTGAAGTTTCACTGCTCTTTGCAGAAATGGTTCAGCATGGACTTCGTTGCATCACATTCTGCAAAACACGTAAACAATGTGAACTTGTCTTAGAGTGCAC GCGTGATATTCTTCGGAAGTCTAAAGTGACAAGCCATCTGGTTGATTCTATATGTGCATATCGTGCTGGCTACATTGCTCAG GATAGGAGGACTATAGAGAGAGATTTTTTTAGTGGGGCTCTTTGCGGGGTTGTTGCTACAAATGCCCTTGAGTTGGGTATTGATGTTGGGCATATTGATGTAACTCTGCATCTAGGTTTTCCTGGTAGCATTGCTAG CATGTGGCAACAAGCTGGCAGGGCGGGgagaagagaaagagattctCTTGCTGTATATGTTGCATATGGTGGTCCTCTCGATcaatattttatgaaaaatccAAAAAAGTTTTTTGGGAGCCCAATAGAATGCTGTCACATTGATGCTCGAAACCAGCAG GTTCTTGAACAGCATTTGGTCTGTGCTGCTCTTGAACATCCCTTGAGTTTGCCTTATGATGAAAAGTATTTTGATGCTGGTTTAAGCAGTGCCATAGTGTCTCTAAAAAATAAAGGATACATAAGTTCTAATCCATCATGTGATCCCTTGAATAAAATGTGGAATTACATTGGGCATGAG AAAATGCCTTCACATTCAGTTAGTATCCGAGCAATAGAAACTGAAATGTATGATGTTATAGACCAAAAGACAGGAAAAACCCTTGAAGAGATTGAGGAAAGCAAGGCTTTCTTTCAG GTATACGAAGGTGGTGTATATTTACACCAAGGAAAGTCATACTTGGTCAGACAGTTGAACTTATCTAGTAAGACTGCTCTGTGTGAAGAAGCTGACTTGAACTATTACACAAAACCTCGAGATTGCACAGATATTGAAGTTGTTGCTGGTAACATC GCATATCCGGCTCAGTCTTCACACATCCAGTTTTCACGAACAGCTGCCCGAGCAGATCCTTGCAAAGTGACAACTTCTTGGTTTGGGTTCTTTAGAGTGTGCAAAAAATCTAAAGAAATATTGGATAAAGTTGACTTCTCACTTCCTAAGTATTCATACATGTCACAG GCAGTTTGGGCTCCGGTTCCACAGTCAACGAAATTAGATGTTGTGAAGAAAAACTTGAACTTTCGTGCAGGCTTGCATGCTGCTTCTCATGCCCTTTTGAATGTGGTGCCTTT GCGTGTAATATGTGACTCGTCAGACTTGGCTCCAGAATGTGCAAACCCTCGTGATACCCGTTATTTTCCAGAGAGAATTTTAATATATGATAAACATCCGGGAGGCACGGGTGTCTCTGTACAG GTTCAACCCTTTTTCATGGAGCTGTTAACCGCTGCTCTGGAGCTTCTCATATCTTGCCATTGCTCAGGAGATTTTGGTTGCCCGCACTGTGTTCAA AGCTTTGCTTGTAAAGAGTATAATGAAGTTCTTCACAAAGAGGCGGCCATTATGATCATAAAG GGTGTTCTTGACGCAGAGCAATTGTAG
- the LOC115709669 gene encoding uncharacterized protein LOC115709669 isoform X3, producing the protein MANQSDPTIKPPFISRFEYISSRVLQNEEMDITMAETVQDIVVRTLSGESTIVSLPADCTIEHLKILLRQNFPAATRYPNFHLYFKGVQLGLRSSIREQNISNGQFLVLVPFTKKPSNVIRQSDQSKSSVNTANANSISKFADQAWSEMMQDFSSLHDHAKTDNHSGQADNSNVNEREEKMAGNACPRFSEVKRRRGNNCGNGEKEEKKSCAGSNSSSHSGLKRCHVTNSLSPLEMVEHLRKGTGSYGQMVHVEDIRAREAISVEIPNNISQHMMNALKRMNVSKLYSHQAESIEASLAGKSVVISTTTSSGKSLCYNVPVLEALSQNMSLCALYLFPTKALAQDQLRALLLMTNELDCDLNIGVYDGDTYKGDRRWLRDNCRLLITNPDMLHLSILPYHRQFHRILSNLRFIVVDEAHAYKGAFGCHTALVLRRLRRLCAHVYGSDPSFVFSTATSGNPREHCMELANLPTIELIQNDGSPSARKQFIFWNPFFHRENVLKKTHDSMNSINPDVENTRSYSPTFEVSLLFAEMVQHGLRCITFCKTRKQCELVLECTRDILRKSKVTSHLVDSICAYRAGYIAQDRRTIERDFFSGALCGVVATNALELGIDVGHIDVTLHLGFPGSIASMWQQAGRAGRRERDSLAVYVAYGGPLDQYFMKNPKKFFGSPIECCHIDARNQQVLEQHLVCAALEHPLSLPYDEKYFDAGLSSAIVSLKNKGYISSNPSCDPLNKMWNYIGHEKMPSHSVSIRAIETEMYDVIDQKTGKTLEEIEESKAFFQVYEGGVYLHQGKSYLVRQLNLSSKTALCEEADLNYYTKPRDCTDIEVVAGNIVS; encoded by the exons ATGGCGAACCAATCAGACCCTACCATCAAACCGCCATTCATTTCCCGTTTCGAATATATAAGTAGTAGGGTGCTTCAAAATGAGGAAATGGACATAACAATGGCGGAGACAGTTCAAGATATTGTAGTCCGTACATTGAGTGGCGAATCTACCATTGTCAGCCTCCCCGCTGACTGCACTATTGAACATCTCAAGATTCTTCTTAGGCAGAACTTCCCTGCGGCCACTCGTTACCCCAATTTTCACCTGTATTTCAAG GGTGTACAATTGGGTTTGCGGAGCAGTATTAGAGAGCAAAATATTAGCAATGGTCAATTTTTGGTGCTCGTTCCGTTCACTAAGAAGCCCTCTAACGTGATTCGGCAATCTGATCAATCTAAATCCTCAGTAAACACTGCAAATGCAAATTCAATCTCAAAATTTGCCGATCAAGCATGGAGCGAAATGATGCAAGATTTTTCGTCTTTGCATGACCATGCAAAAACTGATAACCATAGTGGACAGGCTGATAACTCTAATGTTAACGAGAGAGAAGAAAAAATGGCAGGGAATGCTTGTCCCagattttctgaggtgaaacgCAGAAGGGGTAATAATTGTGGAAATGGAGAAAAggaggaaaagaaaagttgtgCAGGTTCGAATTCAAGTTCTCATTCAGGCCTAAAGAGATGTCAT GTTACAAATTCATTGTCACCTTTGGAAATGGTTGAACATCTTAGAAAGGGAACTGGATCTTATGGACAG ATGGTACATGTTGAAGACATTCGTGCTAGGGAAGCAATAAGTGTGGAAATTCCAAATAATATATCACAACATATGATGAATGCACTTAAACGAATGAACGTGTCTAAATTGTATAGCCAccag GCagaatctatagaagcttcccTGGCTGGAAAGAGTGTTGTCAtatcaacaacaacatcaagTGGGAAATCTCTTTGCTATAATGTACCAGTTCTTGAGGCATTGTCCCAGAATATGTCATTGTGCGCTCTGTACTTATTTCCAACAAAG GCTTTAGCTCAAGATCAACTACGGGCATTATTACTTATGACAAACGAACTTGATTGTGACTTGAACATTGGTGTATATGACGGTGATACTTACAAAGGGGACAGGAGATGGCTCCGTGATAATTGTAGACTG TTGATCACAAATCCAGACATGCTGCATTTATCAATATTGCCATACCACAGACAGTTCCATCGGATTTTATCAAATCTTAG ATTTATAGTTGTGGATGAGGCTCATGCTTACAAGGGAGCATTTGGCTGCCACACTGCTCTTGTATTAAGAAGACTTCGCCGGCTTTGTGCGCATG TGTATGGAAGTGATCCATCTTTTGTATTTTCTACTGCAACTTCTGGAAATCCCCGTGAACATTGTATG GAGCTTGCAAATCTACCCACAATTGAGCTAATTCAGAATGATGGAAGTCCTTCTGCTAGGAAGCAGTTCATTTTTTGGAATCCTTTTTTCCATCGGGAAAAT GTGTTAAAGAAAACACATGATAGCATGAATTCTATCAACCCTGATGTTGAAAATACTAGAAGTTACAG CCCAACATTTGAAGTTTCACTGCTCTTTGCAGAAATGGTTCAGCATGGACTTCGTTGCATCACATTCTGCAAAACACGTAAACAATGTGAACTTGTCTTAGAGTGCAC GCGTGATATTCTTCGGAAGTCTAAAGTGACAAGCCATCTGGTTGATTCTATATGTGCATATCGTGCTGGCTACATTGCTCAG GATAGGAGGACTATAGAGAGAGATTTTTTTAGTGGGGCTCTTTGCGGGGTTGTTGCTACAAATGCCCTTGAGTTGGGTATTGATGTTGGGCATATTGATGTAACTCTGCATCTAGGTTTTCCTGGTAGCATTGCTAG CATGTGGCAACAAGCTGGCAGGGCGGGgagaagagaaagagattctCTTGCTGTATATGTTGCATATGGTGGTCCTCTCGATcaatattttatgaaaaatccAAAAAAGTTTTTTGGGAGCCCAATAGAATGCTGTCACATTGATGCTCGAAACCAGCAG GTTCTTGAACAGCATTTGGTCTGTGCTGCTCTTGAACATCCCTTGAGTTTGCCTTATGATGAAAAGTATTTTGATGCTGGTTTAAGCAGTGCCATAGTGTCTCTAAAAAATAAAGGATACATAAGTTCTAATCCATCATGTGATCCCTTGAATAAAATGTGGAATTACATTGGGCATGAG AAAATGCCTTCACATTCAGTTAGTATCCGAGCAATAGAAACTGAAATGTATGATGTTATAGACCAAAAGACAGGAAAAACCCTTGAAGAGATTGAGGAAAGCAAGGCTTTCTTTCAG GTATACGAAGGTGGTGTATATTTACACCAAGGAAAGTCATACTTGGTCAGACAGTTGAACTTATCTAGTAAGACTGCTCTGTGTGAAGAAGCTGACTTGAACTATTACACAAAACCTCGAGATTGCACAGATATTGAAGTTGTTGCTGGTAACATCGTAAGTTAG
- the LOC133035848 gene encoding uncharacterized protein LOC133035848: MSYLEFLYSGKDNISRIYDVCKAFYRAEKQDKSLMNYFMAFKKTYEELNVLLPFSPDVKVQQRQREQMAIMSFLAGLSSEFDSAKSQVLSGSDVSSLQDVFTRVLRTETTSSTPLNSALVSRTNSAPERNSTPRRFKGGNSQGPDNRTPNSGSIMCNYCKKPGHTKFECRKLQFKNRQQHSANIASTSDASDKSVLISTDEFAKFSRYQETLKSSSSSVTAIADSGSYDEEDYW; this comes from the exons atgagttacttggagtttttgtattctggcaaagacaacatatctcgcatatatgatgtttgcaaagctttttatcgcgcggagaaacaagataagtctcttatgaattattttatggctttcaagaaaacgtatgaagaacttaatgtgctattaccctttagtcctgatgtaaaagttcaacagcgccaacgagaacagatggctattatgagttttcttgcaggactctcatctgaatttgactctgcaaagtcacaagttctctctggttctgatgtctcctctttacaagatgtgtttactcgtgttcttcgcaCAGAGACTACCTCTTCAACTCCTCTTAATAGCGCCTTGGTGAGTCGTACTAATTCTGCACCGGAAAGAAACTCTACTCCCAGAAGATTTAAAGGAGGTAATTCACAAGGACCTGATAACCGCACACCAAATTCTGGGAGCATCATGTGCAATTATTGTAAGAAACCAGGCCACACCAAGTTTGAGTGTAGGAAGTTACAGTTTAAGAATCGACAACAACACTCTGCCAATATTGCAAGCACTAGTGATGCATCTGACAAATCGGTCCTTATTTCTACTGATGAATTTGCCAAGTTCTCAAGGTATCAGGAAACActtaagtcttcatcttcttctgtcACTGCGATTGCTGATTCAG gatcttatgacgaagaagattattggtaa